The Bradyrhizobium sp. CCGB01 genome segment ATGTCTCCAGGCGCTATCAGGGGGTGGAAAAGGCCCGCGACCGGTCTAAATGTGCACTGGGTGCAAGTTTGCAAGAGGTGAAATAATTTGAAGGCTTCGAAGCCAGCTGCGAAATCGGCCAGGACAAGCGCCAAGCCATTGCCGGCAGGAGCGAAATCCCCTGACGGCCCCGGCCTGCGCCAGCGTAAATTGCAGGAGACTCGCGAACGGCTGACCCGCGGGGCGATGGCGCTGTTCCTGGAGCGCGGCTTCGAGGCCACGACCATCGACGACATCGCAGCCGCAGCGGACGTGTCGCGCCGCAGCTTCTTCCACTATTTCGCGTCGAAAGAGGACGTGGTCGCCGCCTGGCAGGAGGGCGCGGCAAGCGCACTGGTCGCAGAGGTCGTGGCGCGGCCTGCGGACGAATCCATGCTGACCGCGGCGGAGAATGCGATCGCGGCGGCGGTCCGGCGGATCGATCCTGCGGAAGCGGCGGCGATGTCGCGGCTCAAGCGCGACAATCCGGCGCTGCAGGCCCGCGACCAGCTCAAATACGAGAAGCTCGAGCGCGCGCTGGCCGAAGGGCTTTCACAGCGCGCCCGAAACAAATCGGACCGGCTGAAGGCCCGGCTCGTCGCCATGATCGCCACCGGCGCGATGCGCGTCGGCGGCGAAAGCTGGATCGGCGAAGGTGTGCGGGAGAAGCCGGAGGCTTTCGTGAAGCGCACCTTCGATGCGATCCGGGGGATATTGAAGTGACTCTTCTTACCCTCCCCTGGAGGGGGAGGGGTCGGCTCACATCTGAGCGCAGCGAAGATGAGAGACGGGGTGGGGTGACAGTCTCTCCGCATTGATCAGTGCCCGCGAGGAGAGATCACCCCACCCCGCCCGCGCTACGCGCGATCGACCCTCCCCCTCCAGGGGAGGGTAAGGATCAGCGCCTCACCCCCTGAAGAACGCCAGGAGGTCCGCGTTGATGGTCTCGGCGTGCGTAGTCGGCATGCCGTGCGGAAAACCCTTGTAGGTCTTCAGCGTGCCGTTCTTCAGCAGCTTGGCCGATAGCGGCGCGGAATCGGCATACGGCACGATCTGGTCGTCGTCACCGTGCATCACCAGCACGGGCACGTTGATCTTCTTGAGGTCTTCGGTGAAGTCGGTCTGCGAGAACGCGACGATGCCGTCGTAATGCGCCTTGGCGCCGCCCATCATGCCCTGGCGCCACCAGTTCTGGATCACCGCTTCCGACGGTTTTGCGCCGGGGCGGTTGTAGCCGTAGAACGGACCCGCCGGGAGGTCGCGATAGAATTGCGTGCGGCTGGCGGCAAGTTGCGCCTGGAGACCGTCGAACACGCTCTTCGGCAGGCCGCCCGGATTGGCCGCGGTCTGCACCATCAGCGGCGGCACCGCGGAGAGGATCGCCGCCTTCGCCACCCGGCTCTCGCCGTGACGCGCGATGTAGTGCACGACTTCGCCGCCGCCGGTGGAATGGCCGACATGGATGGCGTTCTTCAGGTCGAGATGCGCCGTCACGGCCGCGAGGTCGTCGGCGTAGTGATCCATGTCGTGACCGTCGGCGACCTGCGACGAGCGGCCGTGGCCGCGGCGGTCATGGGCGATGACGCGGTAGCCGTGCGCGACGAAGAACAACATCTGCGCGTCCCAGTCGTCGGCCGAGAGCGGCCAGCCATGGCTGAACACGATCGGCTGGCCCGAGCCCCAATCCTTGTAAAAGATCTCGACGCCGTCTTTGGTGGTGATCGTGGGCATGAATGGCTCCTTCAGCGAGACGTCGTTCCGCGCCACCGCTGCGCGGTGCCCGGGAATGACGAAGTATCAATCATCAGGCGAACGTCATCGGCCTGAAACGGCGCCAGGCGCCGATGGTGAGCACCACGAAGAACACCAGCACGAGGCCCTGCACCACGGCGAACACCGGGCCGGACGGCGGCGCCGGCGGCACGGCGGGTGCGAGCGCGGCGAGCGCCGGCACCTTCAGGAACGACTGGATCACCAGCACGAAGACGTTGAAATAGAGCGAGATCATCGCGGTCACGATGTAGACCGGACGCCAGACGCCTGCGAGCTTCTGGCCGTACAGCGCGAAGCAGGCGATCGCGAGCAGCACCAGCGAGATGATGCCGATGATGTGCGAGGGCAGCAGCTCCTTGAACGGAAACAGGAAGCCGGTGGCGCTGGTGAGGATCGTGAAGAGCAGGAAGATCGCGGTGGGGCCCGGCATCGACTTTGAGCCGAGCAGGCCGAACATCACGACGAGGCCGGCGGCAATCGCGATCAGGCTGATGATGACATGGATCAGCGTCAGTGCGGGCAGGCTCAATCCAAGCATCATCTCGCTCTCTCCGTCAGGAAACGGCCAGATGGTATTACGGCCCTCATCGAATGGCTACACGCAGCAATGTCACAGGCGCGTGCGCAGCCATGCGTCGTCGTGCGAATCGACAAACGCATGGCTGAATTTTTTGCATCGCTGTCACAAAGGACAGCAGGCTTTCGACGAAAGTTGAACCGAAAACTCACACTTCCTTGGTGTCGAAGATCAGGAGGTCCGCACCGCCACTGGCGAATTTCGGCACGTCGCCCGCGGCGGCCTTGCCCGCTTCGCTGCCGAATGCCTTCTGGATGTCGCCCACGCTGTCGAAGGAGAGAATGGCAACGAGATGAACTCCGGATGGTCCGGCGGGCGAGCCGACCGCGCCCGTGCTGACGGCGTATTTCTTCAGGCCCGGAAGTTTCTTGGCGAGCGGAATGTGGGTCTCGGCATAATGCTTGTCGAAGGCGGCAGCGTCCTTGGGCGTTTTATAGAGCACGACGAGTTCGGCCATTTAGTCCTCCCGTAAGCGTTTTGTTTGTCGATCCTCATGGT includes the following:
- a CDS encoding TetR/AcrR family transcriptional regulator → MKASKPAAKSARTSAKPLPAGAKSPDGPGLRQRKLQETRERLTRGAMALFLERGFEATTIDDIAAAADVSRRSFFHYFASKEDVVAAWQEGAASALVAEVVARPADESMLTAAENAIAAAVRRIDPAEAAAMSRLKRDNPALQARDQLKYEKLERALAEGLSQRARNKSDRLKARLVAMIATGAMRVGGESWIGEGVREKPEAFVKRTFDAIRGILK
- a CDS encoding EthD family reductase translates to MAELVVLYKTPKDAAAFDKHYAETHIPLAKKLPGLKKYAVSTGAVGSPAGPSGVHLVAILSFDSVGDIQKAFGSEAGKAAAGDVPKFASGGADLLIFDTKEV
- a CDS encoding alpha/beta fold hydrolase, whose protein sequence is MPTITTKDGVEIFYKDWGSGQPIVFSHGWPLSADDWDAQMLFFVAHGYRVIAHDRRGHGRSSQVADGHDMDHYADDLAAVTAHLDLKNAIHVGHSTGGGEVVHYIARHGESRVAKAAILSAVPPLMVQTAANPGGLPKSVFDGLQAQLAASRTQFYRDLPAGPFYGYNRPGAKPSEAVIQNWWRQGMMGGAKAHYDGIVAFSQTDFTEDLKKINVPVLVMHGDDDQIVPYADSAPLSAKLLKNGTLKTYKGFPHGMPTTHAETINADLLAFFRG